TCGCGAACGTGTCCAGCGCCGCCGGTGAGTACGGGAAATCCGGAGTGCCGCGCATCGGGATGTACACGTACTTCATCCCGAGCTTCTCGACCACCTTGGCTTCGTCGAACGGAATGCGCGCCATTTCCTGCGGCGAGCGAAGGTTCACGACGGTCGTCACCCCTCGATCGTGCACGGTGCCCAGGCCTTTCTCCGTAGGCTGCCCGGCGATGAAGACGTCGTCGCCGACGCGCGCGAAGCGGGCCTGAAATAGACCGATGGTGTCGAGCAGGACGGGTGCCGTCAGGCGGATTGTGCCCGCCTGGGTGAATCGTTGCGCGGGCAGCGGCGCCGCGACGGTCAGCAGAACGGTCGCAACCAGTACAGCTGTCTTCTTCATTGGGGCCTCGCCACGTTGTGGTGATCGTCCAGTCCGGCGTACATCGTGAAGGGAGGGAGGGGAAGAGGATGAATTACCGTGTCGCAGGCGATGACCTGTTAATAGAGGACGCCGATCACGCGTTGTGCTGGCGCGGCCAACCGGACGGGCGGCCGGCCGAATGGGCAATCGCGCTCCGATTCGCCGACGACGGGCTCGCGCTCTATCACTACTATCGCCCGGATCACCCCTACGGCGGCTTTCAGAACTTGGCGCGAGTGCGGCCGGATGGCTCGATCGTTTGGCGCGCTGAGCTCCCTGGTAACGATGACAAATACGTGAACGCCAAACTGATCGAGGGCAGACTTTCCGCACACAGCTATGGTGGCTATGACGCGGACATCGACGTCGATACCGGGAGGATCATCGACAGGCAATTTTGGAAATGAGCCTGTCGGATGGCGGCTTCTCAATCCGGCGATACGTTTGCGCGACTCCAAGCGAAGCGTAGGAAAGAGGGGGAAGAGTTATGGCGTCACGGACGTCACCTGACGCGCACCGGTGCCATCCGCGTTCATTATCCAAACTTCCATGACGCCGGTGCGATTGCTCTGAAACGCGATGCGCTTGCCGTCGGGAAACCACGACGGCGTCTCGTCGAGCGAGGCCGCGGCGTGTGGCGCGAGCTTGGTTGCGCGCCCGGTTGCCGGATCGACCACCCACAGGTGAGCGGTGCTCTCCTCGATCTTGGTCGGATTGTAGTGGCCCGACTGCATCACGATCCGCGCACCGTCATGCGACCAGTTCGCCCACTGCGGCCGGCCCTCGGCCTGATCGAAATGGGTGATCACGTGAAAGCCGGTCCCGTCAATGTTGACGGCAGCGAGCTGCCAGGCCGACGTGCTGTCCGCGACGGTGAACACGACCGACTTGGAGTCGGCCGACCAGTCGGGGTAGCCGGCCGGCGGCGTGCCGGTCGTCAGGTCGCGAAGGTCGCTCCCGTCGAGCTTGGAGATCGCGATCCTCGGATGCTGACGATCGCCGTGGAGGAACACGATCCAGCGGCCATCCGGGGAAGGGCGCACCTGGACCGCGTCACGCGGCAGCGATGGCACCGGCACCGGAGCCGGCCCGGTCTGTGGCACCGGCGTTACGAGAAACGCGCGGGTGCTGTCGTCGATGCGTTGCCACACGAAGACACGGTTGCCGATCCAGGTCGGCGGGCCGAGGTTGACGAAATTCTTCTCGTGGGTCGAGGTGAGTTGAACGCGATCCGATCCGTCCGGACGGACGACGTAGATCTCCCACTCGCCATTTCGCAACGCGCTGAACGCGATGAACTTGCCGTCCGGCGACACTGTCGGCCGACCGCCGCCGGTATTCGCCATCGGCGCCTGCGCCGGCATCGTCGACGCACCAAGTAGAATGAAGCCGACACTGAACCGCAGTACCCGCATGAACGCTCCTCGCAAGAGTGGGTCTGTTCACGACAGACCCATCGCAACTATGCGTTGGTGCACGAGGGCACCGAAGACCTGAAAACAGCCAATGGCGCATCAAATGGCGCCGTGCATCATCCTTTCACCATCTGTACAGGATCCATTCGGGCGGCGCGGGGGGGGGAATCTCCGCTTTGGCGGGCTTCCGGCTGACATCGGCAGCCTTTTACCTCGGCACTCGGTGGCGAACACCGTAGAGTGCCTGAGCAACGAATGGTGCAGGCCTCCTCACCCTGTTCGCATGTGCAAGCCGCTGACGGCCGTCTCCGCTCTCTTGTTCATGCTCGCGCTTCCGGCACGCGGGCAGACGTCGAATCCCGATTCCGCGCACCTCATCACCCGCGACATTTCGAACTTTTGGCGTGCCATCGATCACGCGGCCGGGAAGGACACGGCCACGCTTATCGCCGCGATCCGTCGCGACTATCTCGAGAATCCTTCGCCGGGAATGTTCGACTGGATCGTCAATCGACTGATCAGCCAGGACGCGCTCGGCAGGATACTCGAGGTCAAGGGATGGACTCGCGACCGCGCAGTCGGTGCGATGGGGGCGTCACCCGGCACGCCGGAGCGCGCTGGATTCGACACGGTGGTGATGCCGGCCATTCTCGCCAACGCGGCGCGAAATCTGGCGCTCACCTATCTCGCGCGCCGGCGCTACTACGACGCGATTCGACGAAACACGCTCGCGGTGGACACAGCGCGGGCGGTCAAAGACTCCGTACGCGCGGCCTTTCGGCGAATGTCGGCCCTTTATCCCGATGCCCAATTCGCCGACGTGTATTTCTTGATCGGCCGCCTGAGCTCTGGCGGCACGACGGGGAAGCGCGCGATGCTGATTGGGACGGAGATGAATGCGCGCGACGCGTCCACGCCGGTCGACGAGCTCGACGCGTGGCATCGCGCGGTGATCGGACAGGTAGACGATCTGCCGCACATCGTCGCGCACGAGCTGATACACACGCTTCAGGGCAGGCGCACCGGCCCCCATACCCTCCTGATCGACGCGCTCGACGAAGGGAGTGCGGACTTCCTCTCCGAGCTGATCTCCGGCAAACGCATCAACAATCCCGCATATGCCTACGGGGACGCGCACGAGACAGAGCTGTGGGCAAAGTTCAGGACACAGATGGACAGCTCGAGGACCGACGACTGGCTCGGGCAAGGTGACCGCACGGCGCCCGGTGTCCCAGCCGATCTCGGTTACTGGATGGGTTACAAAATCTCGAAGGCGTATTACGACAAGGCGGCGAACAAGCAAGCCGCGGTGCGCGAGATCCTGTTGTTCACGGACGCGAACTTTTTTTTGCGGGCGAGCGGTTACCAACCTTAGTGGCCCTGGTAATCGCTGGGAGCGCGCCGCGCGAAGGCTTTGACGAATCCACTTACGAGACTCGCCATGTCGAATGGCGCGACGCGACGCAGTTCCCGAGAGCCCCAGCGCAGACCGAGGATGCTTCCGTCCGGCGCGACGTGCACACGCGCCCCATCGACGTTGGCGGAATCGCCAGCGTAGAACCGAACCGGCGCGAGTGACATGTGGCCGGCCGGATCTGACGGTGGATGCAGCGCGATGGTCGAAGAGTCCACATGCATTCCCCGCAGCCGCTCAAGCGCGAGCTCGATGCCAACGAAGGATTGACCGAGCATCGGGAACCCTTCGTGTATCGGGATGCGCCGCGTGAACGACGAATCGCGCAAGAAGAACTCGAGACGCGCCGAGTCGCGCCCGTACACGACCGAGAGTGAATCCAGCCGCTGCGGGGTCGCTTCGCTCGGTACGCTGTACTTCATCGTGTATCGGGCCGGCAGGCCATCATTGCCAAGCGTGATCACGTAGTCGTGGACGTACACGCCAGGCGGATGCAGCACCACCCACGTGCCCGTGATCACGTTGCCGTTGCGACTGTACTGCTCGAGGCAAAAGGTGTCCTTGCCGGCCGTCGTCAGGAGCGCGGTCGTGGTCGAACGGGCCCGACGCGCGTCGAGCTGCTGAACGACCGGCGGTGTCGATCGCTGTGCCGACGCGAGCATCGGCAACAGCGCGCAGAGGAAGCGTTTCATTCGCTGGTTTCCCGTGACGACAGACCCGTTGCAACGATGGGTTCGCGGGTGATGCGACCAAAGGCCTGAAAACAGCCAACGGCGCATCGAATGGCGCCGGGCATCATCCTTTCAGGATCCGTACAGGATCCATTCGCGCGGCGCGGAGGGCGGGGATGAAGCTCGCGATGGCCGCGACCAGTACGAGAATCGCCGCCGTGCCGCCGAGCGTCAGTGGGTCGACGGGCGAGACGCCAAAAGCCTCGCGACCGATGACGCGACCCGCGGCGATCGAACCGATGCAGCCGATCGCGGCGCCCAGCGCGCCGAGCCGCACCCCGTCTCGAAGGACGAGCGCGAGGATCGCGCCGGGTGTGGCACCGATGGCCATCCGCACTCCGAACTCATTTCGCCGCTGCGTGACGCGATAGGCAATCACGCCATAGATCCCCACGGCCGCCAGCAACGCACCGAGCAACGCGAACGCGCCAAGCAATCCAGCGGTGTAGGTGAGTCCCCCCGTCGCGCTCGACACGACGTCCTGGAGCGTCGCGACCTCCGCGAGTGGCATCTCGGGGTCGAGCTTGTGAAGGCTTTCTTGCACGTCACGCACCGTCGTTAGCGGATCGCCCGCCGTGCGCAGGAGAATATCCTTGAACTCGATGTTGAACTCCGGCAACTGCCGATTCAAACCGACGACCTGCGGTTGCGGCGCCTTGCTCAGCCCATCGTTCTTCACGTCGCGAAACACGCCGACGATCGTGATCGCGCGCGGCGGCTCGTTATTGCGTTGGCCCTGGCCGAGCCGCACCTGACGCCCCACGGCGGTTGCGCCAGGAAAGAACCGCCGCTCGAACGTCTCGTTCACGATCGCCACCGGCGGAGCGTCTCCGGCGTCGGCGGCCGAGAGATCGCGCCCGTGCAGGATCGGAACGCCGAGCGTTCGGAGGAACCATTCGTCCGAAATGCCAAGGTATGCCGTCGGCTCGCTGACGGGGTTGGTTACGCCGTCGATCGAGACGGGCTGCACCCACCGCGCGCCCGTTGGCGGGTATCCTGTCGTCACCGATGCCATGCGCACGCCCGGCGTCGCGCGCAGCGCTGCCCCGAGGTTGTCGGAGAAGCGTGTCAGCTCGTTGGCATCACGGTACCGGACGGGCGGCAGATAGATGTGCGCCTTGAGCGCGTGGTCCAATCGAAAGCCCAGGTCCTGGTGCTCGAGATGGGAGACGCTCTGTACGAGGATAGCGGTGGACGCGACGAGCACGAGAGCGAGAGCAGCCTGTGTGACGACGAGCGCCGAACGCGCGCGCCCTCCGCTGCGATCTCCCGCAACGGATCGGCCTCCGCTGCGCAAACGGGTCGCGAGATCGACGCGCGACGTTGCGATCGCTGGGCCGGCGCCGAACGCGACACCAGCGAGCAACGAGACGATCGCCGCAAAGGCGAATACGCGCGCATCGATGCCGACGCCCGCTAGCTGCGGCCAGCCATCGGGGTGCCATCGGATGACGACGGCGCACCCCGCGAACGAGAGCGCGAGACCAACGAGCCCGCCGAAGAGCGACAGCACCATCGTCTCGACGAGGAGCTGCCGCGCGATGCGCCCGCGCGACGCTCCGAGCGCCGCGCGCAACGTGAGCTCGCGTTGGCGGACCGCGTTGCGCGCCAACAACAGGTTCGCGAGATTCGCGCACGCGATCATCAGGACGAACGCGACCGCGCACACGAGGATGACGAGCACGCGCGCCAGCGGACCGCTCCTGGCGTCGGCGAGCGGAGCGACCGTCGCACCGTAGCCCCGATCGGCGACGTGCTCCGCGGCCAGCCGGTGCGCCATGCCCGCGACGTCGGCGCGCGCTTGTTCGAGGCTTACCCCGGGGCGAAGACGCCCGATGTTGGGTTGGTTGGCGTCGCCGCCGCGGATTTGCTCGAGAGAGGTCGCCGTCGTCTTGGCGAAAGGGGTCCAGATCGAGATGCCGGTCTGTCGTAGCTCCATCCATGCCGGAATCACATCCGGCATTACGGCGACGATCGTGTATGGCTCGTCGTTGATGCGGATGGTCCTACCGAGAACGTTCTCCGCGGCGCCGAACCGATCGCGCCAGAGGCGCTCGCCGATCGCCGCGACATAGTTGTTCCCCTCGCGGGTCTCATCGTCGGTGAACAGGCGGCCTCGAATAGGCCGCACGCCAAGCGTCTCGAAGTACTCCTTCGACACCAGCCCGACGATCCGCTGTTCAGGCATCGTGGAGCTCCCGAGGCCCGAGACGTTCTTTCTCCACTCGTCGTAAGCGGCGAGGCGCTCGAAGCTGCGGCTCGTTTGCGCGATGTCGCGGAGATCGACCCACGACGGACCGGAGAGCGGTGCGCCGTCCTTCGTCGAAAGCACGCGGACCAGCCGATCCGCGTTGGCGAACGGAAGCGGCTGCAACGCCACCGCGTTGACGACGCTGAACATCGTCGCGTTCACGGCGACGCCGAGTCCCAGAGTGAGAACGGCGACGATGGTGAACGTCGGGTTCGAGCGCAGCACTCGCGCCGCGTAGCTGGCGTCCTGACGCAGCTCGTCGATCACTCGCACCCGCCGCTCGTCCTGGCAGCCGTCGACGTAATAGGCCACGCTCCCCATCTGCCGGCGCGCGGCCGCTCGCGCCTCGGCGGGCGGCATTCCGCGCGCGACGTTTTCCTCCACCAAGCGATCGAAGTGGGCTCGGAGTTCTTCGCGCAATTCGGCATCCGCTCGTCGGCGGCGAAAGATCGAGCGGAGCCGGAGCGGGAGCGTGTACCACCAGTGTTCGATTTGCATGCGGTTCCTCACACGTCGACGGTTCGGAGCCGCATCACCCGGCCGATGGCCGACGACAGGCGTTCCCATTCGCCCATCTCTTGCGCGAGGCGGCGTTTGCCGAGGCGCGTGAGCGAGTAGAATTTCGCGCGGCGATTGTTCTCGCTCTGTCGCCATTCGGCGCGAATCCATCCCTCCTGCTCGAGGCGATGCAGAGCCTGATAGACGGACCCGTCGGTGACCTTGAGGTCGTCGCGCGACAGCCGATTGAGCTGTTGGCCGATCGCCCAGCCGTTCATTGGCTGGAGGGCGAGCAGCTTCAACAGCAGCAGTCCCAGCGTGCCCTGGACGAGATCGGGCGGTCGGGTCATCACTCCCTCTGGTAACCTTAGGGAGGGAGTGTACCACGACGCACGGTCGGGCGCAAAGTCTTCCCGTTCGAGTGTCTAACGCGCCCTAGTGGTCAGCATCGGGAGGCCGTCGAAACGCCTGACGATATGCGGCCGGCGTCGTTCCGACATGAAGCTTGAATTGCTCGCGGAGAGACTGCGGCGAGGTCCAGCCGGTTCGCGCCGCGATCTGCTTGATCGAGAGATCGGAGCGCTCGAGCAGCTCGCGCGACGCGAGCACGCGCTGGCGCAAGAGCCACTGCGCGGGCGTGATGCCCGATTCCTCGACGAATCGCCGAGCGAAATTGCGCTCGCTCATGTGCGCATGCCGGGCCATCTCGCCGATGGAGCGCCGGCTGCTGAGGTTCTTGCGAAGCCACTCGCGCGTGCGCTCGAGCGTCGAGCCTTCGGTCGCCGGAACGGGCGTCTCGATGAACTGCGCCTGCCCGCCGCCACGATACTGGGGGACCACGAGGCGCCGGGCGACGGCGTTGGCCACCGCCGCGCCGTGATCCGCGAGCACGACGTGGAGGCACAGGTCGATGCCTGCCGCGATGCCGGCGGAGGTGAGGACCCGGCCGCTGTCGACGAACAGGACGGAGGGGTCGACCTCGACCTCGGGATACCGTGACGAGAGGAGCGGTGCGTCTTGCCAGTGAGTCGTCGCACGACGCCCATTCAGCAGTCCCGCTTCGGCGAGAACAAATGCGCCCGAGCAGATCGACATCACGCGGGCGCCACGTTCGTACGTCCGTCGCAAGGCGGCGCCGACCGCCGGAGGAATGGGCAGCGACAGGTCGCTGGTGCCAGGAACGACGACCGTGTCGGCGCGGCTCAAAGCCGCCAAACTATTCGGCACCTCGATCCCGAACCCTTGAGCGGCGCGTACGCGTCCCCGGCTTACGCCACACAATTCGAAATCGTACCTGATCTCGCCCAGGTCGGGACGGCCCCAGCCAAAGACCTGACACGGCACTGCCAGATCGAATGGCACGACAGTCTCTAGGACGAGGGCGACGACGCGATGCCGATGTGTCATCTTCTGCTGTCCGATATTAACCCGTTGGCGCACATGTGATCCGGCGAGCGGCCAGTTCGGCTCCCCATTTCGACGTCGAACACGCGGGGAAATCGGCCAAACGACACACGTTTTCCGCCAGTGGCGGAATTTCGGCGGTCGTCGGCGTCTTTGCGCCTCACCCGCCTCCGGCGTGTCGCCGAGGTTGCAACCGTCTTTCCTTGTGGAGTCAACGTGCTTGACGATTTGCGGCAAGCGACTCGAAGCCTGGCGCGGGCGCCCGGGTTCGCGATCGTCGCGGCGACGACGATCGCGCTGGGAGTCGCCGCGAACACGGCGATCTTCAGCATGGTCGAGGGGGTGCTGCTCCGCCGTCTCCCGTACGATAGCGGCGAGCGGTTGGTTCACATCACGCAGCCGTCGAACCTCCAAGCCGACGTTCGGTTCTCGATTCCTGAGATCCTCGACTATCGAGGGCAGTCTCGAACGATGGACGCCGTCGTCGAGTACCACGCGATGGCGTTCCAGCTTTACGGCCTGGGCGAGCCGCAACGACTCCAGACGGGCGTCGTTTCCGACAACTTCTTTCAAGTCCTCGGGGTGACGCCGGTGCTCGGCCGGCTCTTTCGCCCCGGCGAAGAGGCGGTCGGCGCGCCCCCGGTCGTGTTGCTGTCCTACGGATATTGGACCAGCGTGCTCGGGGCGAATCGAAACGTGATCGGCTCCAAGTTCACGATGAACGATCGCGTGCACACGATCGTGGGCGTGTTGCCGCCACTCCCCGCGTATCCGGGAGCCAACGACATCTGGGTTCCGGCCGGTGCGTGTCCATTCCGGTCGGCACCCGCGGCCATGGCATCGCGCACGGCGCGGCTGCCGATGATGTTTGGCCGGCTCAAGCCCGACGCGACACCGGCGGGCGCGGCAGCCGAAATCGCGATCATTTCTCAGCGACTCCACGCTGCCTACCCCGGGGCGTACCCGAGCGGCAGCGCACTTCGCGTCTCGACCGTGCCGGTTCGAGAGGAAATGACCGCCGGTTCCAAGCCGCTGCTACTGATCCTCTTCTCGACCGCTTTGTTCTTGATGATCGTCGCCGCGGCGAACTTCGCCGGGCTCACAGTCGCGCGACAGCTTCGCCGTGGTCGAGAGATCGCGGTGCGCGAGGCCCTCGGCGCTGGCCGGCTGCGAATCTTCCGGCAGCTGGCATATGAAAGTCTCGCCATTTCGATCGTCGGCGGAATCGGCGGAACCTTGCTCGCGTTCAGCGGTCTCGGGCTGCTGCGAACGTTCGCGACGCGTGTCACTCCACGCGCCGGTGAGATTCAGATCGACGGGCCGGTCCTCGCGTTCGCCATACTGACCTGCGCCGTAGTCGGTCTCGCCGCCGCTGCCGCGCCGCTGATCCGTGCGCCAGGCGGCCCGACTCTCATCGACCGACTGCGCCAAGGCAACTCGGCGGCGATGGGCGGCCGAATGGAGGTTCGCATCCGGCGGGCCTTTGTCTTTGTGCAGGTCGCGATCGCGTTCGTCTTGCTCGTCGCGGCGGGACTCGTGGGGCGCAGCCTGCAGCATCTGCAGAACGTCGACGCGGGCTTCGACGGCCACAACGTACTGACCGCCCGCGTTTCCCTCAACTTCACGAAGTACCGCTCGTTCGCGCCGATCTTGGCTTTTGGCGACCAGCTGATGCAGCGGCTCGCCAGCACACCCGGCATGAGCGAGAGCGCGATCGCCAACAACTTCCCACTCAACAACGCGGTCTCGCGCTCGCAAGCCTTCATGATCGCCGGTGTAGACGCGAAAGAGGGACTCGGCGCGCCACGCGGAGACTTCACCAGTGTAAGTAGCAAGTACTTCGAGGTTATCGGCGTACCCATCAGGCAGGGGCGAGCATTCACCGACGCCGATCGCGACACGTCGGCCGTACCGGTGATTCTGAGTCAACATCTCGCCACGACGTATTGGGGCGACCGCAATCCGATCGGCACGCGCATCTCGACGGACAGCGGGAAGGCGTGGGCCACGGTCGTCGGTGTGGCGGGGGACGTTCGTCAGACGGGCCTCGACAAAGACGTCGCCGACGAGGTGTATCTCCCGTCGACGATCGTGCCGCCGGTGGACATTCGGATTCTCGTACGGTTCCGAGGATCGAGCGCGCCAATCGCCTCCGGGCTGCGAACGCTCGTCCACTCGATCGATCCGCAACAGGCGATCGTCGCGATCCAAACGCTCGAGGACGTGCGAGGAACACGGCTCTCGGAACCGCGCCTGACGACGGCTCTGCTCATGAGCTTCGCGGTCGTGGCCCTGGTGCTCGCGGCAACAGGGCTCGCCGGTGTGGTCGGCTATTCGATAGCCCAGCGCCTTCCCGAGATTGCGATTCGGATGGCGCTTGGCGCCGATAGCCGGCGCATCATCGGCCTGGTGGGGCGCGACGGCCTGGTAGTCGTGATTGTAGGACTGGGCGCGGGCGCGGTCGCGGCGCTGCTGCTGTCGAAATTTGCCAAATCCCTTCTGTTCGGCATTCAGCCGAACGACGCCGCGACGTACGTGGTCGTCGCACTGGTGCTGTTCGCGACTTCGATCGCGGCGTGCCTCGGACCCGCCCGGCGCGCGATCGCGGCGGATCCGGCACACGTTCTCCGGGGAGGCTGAGATGCGATCGGTCACGACATGGTCGGTCGCTCTCGCGGGGGAGGACTGATCTCAATTTCCGGCCGGTCGAGATTCAATTTCGGGCCGTCGAGCACGGGCCTTTCGCTTTGGACAACGCACGTCAATCCGCTCGCAATACGACGAGTGGATCCGTATTCGCCGCACGGCGGGCGGGCACGTAGCACGCGATAGACGCCACCAGGACCAGAACGCTCGCGACCGCCACGTACACCACGGAATCCGTCGGCGTCACCTCATACAGAGTCGAGCGCAGCGATCGCCCCGCGCCCATCGATGCGACGAAACCCATCGCTATCCCCGCGCCAACGAGGGCGGCTCCTTCGCCAACCACGACGCGCACTAGCGATCCGGGGTCCGCACCGATAGCTGCACGGATACCAAATTCCCGCCGTCGACTGACGACGAACAGAGACATCACGCCGTACAAGCCGCCTGCCGCCAGCACGAGGGCGAGGCCGGCAAAGCCGACGAGCAGCAGTTCGGTCAGCCGGCGAGTTGCCAATGAGCCATCGATCGCGCTCGCGATCGGATGTGGGTTGTCGATTGGAACCGCCGGGTCGACGGCGCTGATGGCGACGCGAGCGGCGGCGACCACGCGCGACGACGCGTCGTCCGAGCGAAGAACGAGCGAGGGCCGGCTGCCGCCGTATTGACTGTACGGGAAGTACGTGTGGGGACGCGGCGCGTCAGCGACTCCCTCATCGCGAATGTTGCCAACCACCCCGACGATCGTTCGCCATGTCGTATCGCCGGTCATACGAATTCGGTTTCCAATCGCGCTTGAGGCGTCCCAATGCCCGGCGATGAGCGCCTGATCGACGACGACCACCCACGGCGACT
This genomic interval from Gemmatimonadaceae bacterium contains the following:
- a CDS encoding sulfur transferase domain-containing protein, which codes for MKKTAVLVATVLLTVAAPLPAQRFTQAGTIRLTAPVLLDTIGLFQARFARVGDDVFIAGQPTEKGLGTVHDRGVTTVVNLRSPQEMARIPFDEAKVVEKLGMKYVYIPMRGTPDFPYSPAALDTFAKVMKSANGKVLLHCTIAWRASHLWAAYLIRERGIPVKDALDNARAINLMDDMRMEDQPIEHFLGRPVPGIGHPGGK
- a CDS encoding DUF2268 domain-containing putative Zn-dependent protease (predicted Zn-dependent protease with a strongly conserved HExxH motif), whose amino-acid sequence is MCKPLTAVSALLFMLALPARGQTSNPDSAHLITRDISNFWRAIDHAAGKDTATLIAAIRRDYLENPSPGMFDWIVNRLISQDALGRILEVKGWTRDRAVGAMGASPGTPERAGFDTVVMPAILANAARNLALTYLARRRYYDAIRRNTLAVDTARAVKDSVRAAFRRMSALYPDAQFADVYFLIGRLSSGGTTGKRAMLIGTEMNARDASTPVDELDAWHRAVIGQVDDLPHIVAHELIHTLQGRRTGPHTLLIDALDEGSADFLSELISGKRINNPAYAYGDAHETELWAKFRTQMDSSRTDDWLGQGDRTAPGVPADLGYWMGYKISKAYYDKAANKQAAVREILLFTDANFFLRASGYQP
- a CDS encoding ABC transporter permease, with the protein product MQIEHWWYTLPLRLRSIFRRRRADAELREELRAHFDRLVEENVARGMPPAEARAAARRQMGSVAYYVDGCQDERRVRVIDELRQDASYAARVLRSNPTFTIVAVLTLGLGVAVNATMFSVVNAVALQPLPFANADRLVRVLSTKDGAPLSGPSWVDLRDIAQTSRSFERLAAYDEWRKNVSGLGSSTMPEQRIVGLVSKEYFETLGVRPIRGRLFTDDETREGNNYVAAIGERLWRDRFGAAENVLGRTIRINDEPYTIVAVMPDVIPAWMELRQTGISIWTPFAKTTATSLEQIRGGDANQPNIGRLRPGVSLEQARADVAGMAHRLAAEHVADRGYGATVAPLADARSGPLARVLVILVCAVAFVLMIACANLANLLLARNAVRQRELTLRAALGASRGRIARQLLVETMVLSLFGGLVGLALSFAGCAVVIRWHPDGWPQLAGVGIDARVFAFAAIVSLLAGVAFGAGPAIATSRVDLATRLRSGGRSVAGDRSGGRARSALVVTQAALALVLVASTAILVQSVSHLEHQDLGFRLDHALKAHIYLPPVRYRDANELTRFSDNLGAALRATPGVRMASVTTGYPPTGARWVQPVSIDGVTNPVSEPTAYLGISDEWFLRTLGVPILHGRDLSAADAGDAPPVAIVNETFERRFFPGATAVGRQVRLGQGQRNNEPPRAITIVGVFRDVKNDGLSKAPQPQVVGLNRQLPEFNIEFKDILLRTAGDPLTTVRDVQESLHKLDPEMPLAEVATLQDVVSSATGGLTYTAGLLGAFALLGALLAAVGIYGVIAYRVTQRRNEFGVRMAIGATPGAILALVLRDGVRLGALGAAIGCIGSIAAGRVIGREAFGVSPVDPLTLGGTAAILVLVAAIASFIPALRAARMDPVRILKG
- a CDS encoding PadR family transcriptional regulator, with amino-acid sequence MTRPPDLVQGTLGLLLLKLLALQPMNGWAIGQQLNRLSRDDLKVTDGSVYQALHRLEQEGWIRAEWRQSENNRRAKFYSLTRLGKRRLAQEMGEWERLSSAIGRVMRLRTVDV
- a CDS encoding helix-turn-helix domain-containing protein, which codes for MTHRHRVVALVLETVVPFDLAVPCQVFGWGRPDLGEIRYDFELCGVSRGRVRAAQGFGIEVPNSLAALSRADTVVVPGTSDLSLPIPPAVGAALRRTYERGARVMSICSGAFVLAEAGLLNGRRATTHWQDAPLLSSRYPEVEVDPSVLFVDSGRVLTSAGIAAGIDLCLHVVLADHGAAVANAVARRLVVPQYRGGGQAQFIETPVPATEGSTLERTREWLRKNLSSRRSIGEMARHAHMSERNFARRFVEESGITPAQWLLRQRVLASRELLERSDLSIKQIAARTGWTSPQSLREQFKLHVGTTPAAYRQAFRRPPDADH
- a CDS encoding ABC transporter permease, translated to MLDDLRQATRSLARAPGFAIVAATTIALGVAANTAIFSMVEGVLLRRLPYDSGERLVHITQPSNLQADVRFSIPEILDYRGQSRTMDAVVEYHAMAFQLYGLGEPQRLQTGVVSDNFFQVLGVTPVLGRLFRPGEEAVGAPPVVLLSYGYWTSVLGANRNVIGSKFTMNDRVHTIVGVLPPLPAYPGANDIWVPAGACPFRSAPAAMASRTARLPMMFGRLKPDATPAGAAAEIAIISQRLHAAYPGAYPSGSALRVSTVPVREEMTAGSKPLLLILFSTALFLMIVAAANFAGLTVARQLRRGREIAVREALGAGRLRIFRQLAYESLAISIVGGIGGTLLAFSGLGLLRTFATRVTPRAGEIQIDGPVLAFAILTCAVVGLAAAAAPLIRAPGGPTLIDRLRQGNSAAMGGRMEVRIRRAFVFVQVAIAFVLLVAAGLVGRSLQHLQNVDAGFDGHNVLTARVSLNFTKYRSFAPILAFGDQLMQRLASTPGMSESAIANNFPLNNAVSRSQAFMIAGVDAKEGLGAPRGDFTSVSSKYFEVIGVPIRQGRAFTDADRDTSAVPVILSQHLATTYWGDRNPIGTRISTDSGKAWATVVGVAGDVRQTGLDKDVADEVYLPSTIVPPVDIRILVRFRGSSAPIASGLRTLVHSIDPQQAIVAIQTLEDVRGTRLSEPRLTTALLMSFAVVALVLAATGLAGVVGYSIAQRLPEIAIRMALGADSRRIIGLVGRDGLVVVIVGLGAGAVAALLLSKFAKSLLFGIQPNDAATYVVVALVLFATSIAACLGPARRAIAADPAHVLRGG